The following proteins are encoded in a genomic region of Pan troglodytes isolate AG18354 chromosome 2, NHGRI_mPanTro3-v2.0_pri, whole genome shotgun sequence:
- the TCTA gene encoding T-cell leukemia translocation-altered gene protein, which yields MAESWSGQALQALPATVLGALGALGSEFLREWEAQDMRVTLFKLLLLWLVLSLLGIQLAWGFYGNTVTGLYHRPGLGGQNGSTPDGSTHFPSWEMAANEPLKTHRE from the exons ATGGCGGAGTCCTGGTCTGGGCAGGCCTTGCAGGCTCTGCCGGCCACGGTGCTGGGCGCGCTGGGCGCGCTAGGCAGCGAGTTCTTGCGGGAGTGGGAGGCGCAGGACATGCGCGTGACCCTCTtcaagctgctgctgctgtggttGGTGTTAAGTCTCCTGGGCATCCAGCTGGCGTGGGGGTTCTACGGGAATACAGTGACCGGGTTGTATCACCGTCCAG GTCTGGGTGGTCAGAATGGATCCACGCCTGATGGCTCCACGCATTTCCCTTCGTG ggAAATGGCAGCAAACGAACCTCTCAAAACCCACAGAGAATAA
- the AMT gene encoding aminomethyltransferase, mitochondrial isoform X3 — MQRAVSVVARLGFRLQAFPPALCHPLSCAQTKILGSDRVKLMESLVVGDIAELRPNQGTLSLFTNEAGGILDDLIVTNTSEGHLYVVSNAGCWEKDLALMQDKVRELQNQGRDVGLEVLDNALLALQGPTAAQVLQAGVADDLRKLPFMTSAVMEVFGVSGCRVTRCGYTGEDGVEISVPVAGAVHLATALLKNPEVKLAGLAARDSLRLEAGLCLYGNDIDEHTTPVEGSLSWTLGKRRRAAMDFPGAKVIVPQLKGKVQRRRVGLMCEGAPMRAHSPILNMEGTKIGTVTSGCPSPSLKKNVAMGYVPCEYSRPGTMLLVEVRRKQQMAVVSKMPFVPTNYYTLK, encoded by the exons ATGCAGAGGGCTGTAAGTGTGGTGGCCCGTCTGGGCTTTCGCCTGCAGGCATTCCCCCCGGCCTTGTGTCATCCACTTAGTTGCGCACAG ACCAAGATACTTGGTAGTGACCGGGTGAAGCTGATGGAGAGTCTAGTGGTTGGAGACATTGCAGAGCTAAGACCAAACCAG GGGACACTGTCGCTGTTTACCAACGAGGCTGGAGGCATCTTAGATGACTTGATTGTAACCAATACTTCTGAGGGCCACCTGTATGTGGTGTCCAACGCTGGCTGCTGGGAGAAAGATTTGGCCCTCATGCAG GACAAGGTCAGGGAGCTTCAGAACCAGGGCAGAGATGTGGGCCTGGAGGTGTTGGATAATGCCCTGCTAGCTCTGCAAG GCCCCACTGCAGCCCAGGTACTACAGGCCGGCGTGGCAGATGACCTGAGGAAACTGCCCTTCATGACCAGTGCTGTGATGGAGGTGTTTGGCGTGTCTGGCTGCCGCGTGACCCGCTGTGGCTACACAGGAGAGGATGGTGTGGAG ATCTCGGTGCCGGTAGCGGGGGCAGTTCACCTGGCAACAGCTCTTCTGAAAAACCCAGAGGTGAAGCTGGCAGGGCTGGCAGCCAGGGACAGCCTGCGCCTGGAGGCAGGCCTCTGCCTGTATGGGAATGACATTGATGAACACACTACACCTGTGGAGGGCAGCCTCAGTTGGACACTGG GGAAGCGCCGCCGAGCTGCTATGGACTTCCCTGGAGCCAAGGTCATTGTTCCCCAGCTGAAGGGCAAGGTGCAGCGGAGGCGTGTGGGGTTGATGTGTGAGGGGGCCCCCATGCGGGCACACAGTCCCATCCTGAACATGGAGGGTACCAAGATTG GTACTGTGACTAGTGGCTGCCCCTCCCCCTCTCTGAAGAAGAATGTGGCGATGGGTTATGTGCCCTGCGAGTACAGTCGTCCTGGGACAATGCTGCTGGTAGAGGTGCGGCGGAAGCAGCAGATGGCTGTAGTCAGCAAGATGCCCTTTGTGCCCACAAACTACTATACCCTCAAGTGA
- the AMT gene encoding aminomethyltransferase, mitochondrial isoform X2 — protein sequence MVAFAGWSLPVQYRDSHTDSHLHTRQHCSLFDVSHMLQTKILGSDRVKLMESLVVGDIAELRPNQGTLSLFTNEAGGILDDLIVTNTSEGHLYVVSNAGCWEKDLALMQDKVRELQNQGRDVGLEVLDNALLALQGPTAAQVLQAGVADDLRKLPFMTSAVMEVFGVSGCRVTRCGYTGEDGVEISVPVAGAVHLATALLKNPEVKLAGLAARDSLRLEAGLCLYGNDIDEHTTPVEGSLSWTLGKRRRAAMDFPGAKVIVPQLKGKVQRRRVGLMCEGAPMRAHSPILNMEGTKIGTVTSGCPSPSLKKNVAMGYVPCEYSRPGTMLLVEVRRKQQMAVVSKMPFVPTNYYTLK from the exons ATGGTGGCGTTTGCGGGTTGGAGTCTGCCAGTGCAGTACCGGGACAGTCACACTGACTCGCACCTGCACACACGCCAGCACTGCTCGCTCTTTGACGTGTCTCATATGCTGCAG ACCAAGATACTTGGTAGTGACCGGGTGAAGCTGATGGAGAGTCTAGTGGTTGGAGACATTGCAGAGCTAAGACCAAACCAG GGGACACTGTCGCTGTTTACCAACGAGGCTGGAGGCATCTTAGATGACTTGATTGTAACCAATACTTCTGAGGGCCACCTGTATGTGGTGTCCAACGCTGGCTGCTGGGAGAAAGATTTGGCCCTCATGCAG GACAAGGTCAGGGAGCTTCAGAACCAGGGCAGAGATGTGGGCCTGGAGGTGTTGGATAATGCCCTGCTAGCTCTGCAAG GCCCCACTGCAGCCCAGGTACTACAGGCCGGCGTGGCAGATGACCTGAGGAAACTGCCCTTCATGACCAGTGCTGTGATGGAGGTGTTTGGCGTGTCTGGCTGCCGCGTGACCCGCTGTGGCTACACAGGAGAGGATGGTGTGGAG ATCTCGGTGCCGGTAGCGGGGGCAGTTCACCTGGCAACAGCTCTTCTGAAAAACCCAGAGGTGAAGCTGGCAGGGCTGGCAGCCAGGGACAGCCTGCGCCTGGAGGCAGGCCTCTGCCTGTATGGGAATGACATTGATGAACACACTACACCTGTGGAGGGCAGCCTCAGTTGGACACTGG GGAAGCGCCGCCGAGCTGCTATGGACTTCCCTGGAGCCAAGGTCATTGTTCCCCAGCTGAAGGGCAAGGTGCAGCGGAGGCGTGTGGGGTTGATGTGTGAGGGGGCCCCCATGCGGGCACACAGTCCCATCCTGAACATGGAGGGTACCAAGATTG GTACTGTGACTAGTGGCTGCCCCTCCCCCTCTCTGAAGAAGAATGTGGCGATGGGTTATGTGCCCTGCGAGTACAGTCGTCCTGGGACAATGCTGCTGGTAGAGGTGCGGCGGAAGCAGCAGATGGCTGTAGTCAGCAAGATGCCCTTTGTGCCCACAAACTACTATACCCTCAAGTGA
- the AMT gene encoding aminomethyltransferase, mitochondrial isoform X1 gives MQRAVSVVARLGFRLQAFPPALCHPLSCAQEVLRRTPLYDFHLAHGGKMVAFAGWSLPVQYRDSHTDSHLHTRQHCSLFDVSHMLQTKILGSDRVKLMESLVVGDIAELRPNQGTLSLFTNEAGGILDDLIVTNTSEGHLYVVSNAGCWEKDLALMQDKVRELQNQGRDVGLEVLDNALLALQGPTAAQVLQAGVADDLRKLPFMTSAVMEVFGVSGCRVTRCGYTGEDGVEISVPVAGAVHLATALLKNPEVKLAGLAARDSLRLEAGLCLYGNDIDEHTTPVEGSLSWTLGKRRRAAMDFPGAKVIVPQLKGKVQRRRVGLMCEGAPMRAHSPILNMEGTKIGTVTSGCPSPSLKKNVAMGYVPCEYSRPGTMLLVEVRRKQQMAVVSKMPFVPTNYYTLK, from the exons ATGCAGAGGGCTGTAAGTGTGGTGGCCCGTCTGGGCTTTCGCCTGCAGGCATTCCCCCCGGCCTTGTGTCATCCACTTAGTTGCGCACAG GAGGTGCTCCGCAGGACACCGCTCTATGACTTCCACCTGGCCCACGGCGGGAAAATGGTGGCGTTTGCGGGTTGGAGTCTGCCAGTGCAGTACCGGGACAGTCACACTGACTCGCACCTGCACACACGCCAGCACTGCTCGCTCTTTGACGTGTCTCATATGCTGCAG ACCAAGATACTTGGTAGTGACCGGGTGAAGCTGATGGAGAGTCTAGTGGTTGGAGACATTGCAGAGCTAAGACCAAACCAG GGGACACTGTCGCTGTTTACCAACGAGGCTGGAGGCATCTTAGATGACTTGATTGTAACCAATACTTCTGAGGGCCACCTGTATGTGGTGTCCAACGCTGGCTGCTGGGAGAAAGATTTGGCCCTCATGCAG GACAAGGTCAGGGAGCTTCAGAACCAGGGCAGAGATGTGGGCCTGGAGGTGTTGGATAATGCCCTGCTAGCTCTGCAAG GCCCCACTGCAGCCCAGGTACTACAGGCCGGCGTGGCAGATGACCTGAGGAAACTGCCCTTCATGACCAGTGCTGTGATGGAGGTGTTTGGCGTGTCTGGCTGCCGCGTGACCCGCTGTGGCTACACAGGAGAGGATGGTGTGGAG ATCTCGGTGCCGGTAGCGGGGGCAGTTCACCTGGCAACAGCTCTTCTGAAAAACCCAGAGGTGAAGCTGGCAGGGCTGGCAGCCAGGGACAGCCTGCGCCTGGAGGCAGGCCTCTGCCTGTATGGGAATGACATTGATGAACACACTACACCTGTGGAGGGCAGCCTCAGTTGGACACTGG GGAAGCGCCGCCGAGCTGCTATGGACTTCCCTGGAGCCAAGGTCATTGTTCCCCAGCTGAAGGGCAAGGTGCAGCGGAGGCGTGTGGGGTTGATGTGTGAGGGGGCCCCCATGCGGGCACACAGTCCCATCCTGAACATGGAGGGTACCAAGATTG GTACTGTGACTAGTGGCTGCCCCTCCCCCTCTCTGAAGAAGAATGTGGCGATGGGTTATGTGCCCTGCGAGTACAGTCGTCCTGGGACAATGCTGCTGGTAGAGGTGCGGCGGAAGCAGCAGATGGCTGTAGTCAGCAAGATGCCCTTTGTGCCCACAAACTACTATACCCTCAAGTGA